The window CAAATTGATCGTAGCATGCTGGGCATGCAACCACAATTGCATTTGCACCTGAATTCTTTATGGCATCAAGCTTCCACTTAGTCCTCTCCCTCATAGCCTTATCCACTGAGTATAGCATTAATGGGTATCCACAGCAAACACGCTCCAAACCATAATCAACGATCTCAACATTCAAAGCCTTCACAATTTCCCTAAGATACTTGGCACCCCTCTCATCACTCATCTTATATAATTTGCATCCTGGGTGAAGTGCAATTTTAAGCCAACTTAAATCCACATTAACATTGCTTCTAATAGCATTTAAACCAACATCCTCAAACAATACTTCAGTATAATGTTTAACTTTAATAGTCCCATTAAATTTCAATCCAAACCCCTTAAGATTCCCATTAATCCTCTCCCTCAAATCACTTGACTCAATAAGCTTCTCCCTAGCTTCATGCAGAGACTCCCAACACCCATTACACATCACAATTATATCCCTCCCAACGGCTTCAGCTAAGGATAGGTTTCTAGCAGCCACAGTTAACCATAAATTTTCATCCACAAGTCTAGCTATTTCTGGAACTGGGCAGCATGAAGCTCCATTTATATCGAGGAGGTTGATTCCAAGCTTACTGGATATGGCTCTCATGGATGATTCAGCAAATGGCTGCATTGCAGGTATATAGCATCCTAGGAATAGGCTGTATTCAAGCATATGGATACCTCCAACCTAATATTTGAAATCCCTCCTATCAAAGTCGAATCCAATCCTTCTACCAGCACCAATCGATTTAATGAGATTGAACATTTGATTCACATATTCAGTGTTGCTATATGCTGTGGGGGGTATGCTTGGCAAACCAATCCTACTCCTAGTCCTCTGCATATATCTAGAAAGCATTGGAACATGACCAGTTCTAAGTATACTCCTAATTGGAGATTTAAGTGAATCTTGCAATCCCACAATATCCTTCCTTAATGGGTAAATTTTACCTTCGCTGGAGCTCATGATCTCACCCTCTCCAAAACCTCCCTCCTAGGTAATACTTGAAGTGCACCAGTACTACAATACTTTGCACATAGAAATTCACCTTTACATGCATCACATTTAACGCTAACCCTCAATTTCTCATCGAAAAATGGTATTGAGATGGGGCATGCATAATTACAGCTTCTACAACCAATACATAGAGCTGGATTTATTAATACAAAGCCTGTTATGGGATCCTTACTTATAGCTTTAGGTCCCACTGGACATGCAGCCATACAAAATGGGTCTTGACAATGACTGCAGTAATTGTTTATGAAGAGTGGATTCCCCTCAGGGTTCAATGCCACCATCAAGTATGCCTTCGAAATATCAATTACCCCATAATGCTTGTATGAGCAAACCTCCATGCAATATAGGCATCCTGAACATTTATTTGGATCATAGAAGAGCACTTTCTGTTCCTCTAAATTCAAGGTGCATGCCCCACAACAATTTTTCACTGCTGATACTTAGAGTACTCTTCGGCAGTTAAAAGTTCATCCTTCTCCTCTTCCCACTTTGTTGGTTGAATTATAACTAGCCATCCAGCTCCATATGGATCTACATTAACAAGTGATGGTTGCTTTAAAACCCTCTCATTAACCTGCTTTATAACACCACTAACTGGGGATATAAGGTCGCTGGTGGCTTTAGTGGACTCTATAACTCCGAAGGGCTCATACTGTGAAACTGTTGTGCCAACACTCTCTAATCTAATTCTCCTAACGGTCTTCAACATCTTTTGCGCATAATCTGTTATCCCAACCCTAACAGTACCATCTGGTAGAAGTTCAGCCCATGTATGGTCTGGAATGTAGTATATGCCTTCACGCAAAACATAACTCTTACTCATATCCACACACCTGGCAAAATAAGATTATACTTGACTTCTTAAATAGTTTACCATAGACCACTATGGATAAATCTAGGTGATATTTAAAAAAAGGTTTAAATTGGGAATATTGGTATGGCTTTGGATAGAACCTTTTCCCCTCTATATTCTGGTAGTAGCATTGGTGAACGCCTATCCCTTGGGACACCAATTTTCTCAAGCTCCTCAACATATCTGGGTATGTGGTTCAATGTTAACTTCCCCGGGCTAACACCACTCTTAACATACTTTGCAGCTGAAATACCAGCCCTCCTACCATAAACGAGAATTTCTAGTAGTGAATTGCCCATAAGCCTATTCTTCCCATGAACTCCACCCGTAACTTCCCCAGCTGCAAAGAAACCTTCAATGATTCCATTAACACCTAAAACTTGTCCATACTTGTTTATACATACACCGCCATTCATGTAGTGTAGGGTTGGGAAGACGAGTATAGGCTCTTTTGTGACATCTATACCGAACCGGGCATACATCCTATAAACTGAGGATAGATACCTCTTAGTAGCGCCCTCGCCTCTAACAATGTCCACCATTGGAGTGTCAAGCCAAACCCCCCTAACCCCAGTCGGTGTAACTACGCCTTTATTCCTACCATAACACTCCCTTATTATCGCAGCTGAAACAGCATCCCTAGTTTCAAGTGGATATACGAATTGTTCACCATCAATGTTAACTAGCTGTGCACCCATGGATCTAACCTTCTCAGTTATGAGCAATCCAAGTATCTGATCTGGATATGCTGCACCTGTTGGATGGTATTGTGTGGCGTCTAGATCCCTTAGCTTTGCCCCAACCCTATAAGCTAGGACTACTCCATCCATTGTGGCTCCATAGTGGTTTGTAGTTGGAAAGTTTTGTATGTGTAGTCTACCATAACCTCCAGTAGCTAAGATTACGGCTTTAGCTCTAGCAACATAATACTCCTTCGTCTCCATATTCCATAAGATTGCACCTGTAACCCTATTTCCATAATCATCTGTTAGCAACTCTATTGCTGGGGAGAATTCCAACACATTTATCCCCCTATTTAAAGCTTCATCCATCAATACACGCATAATTTCAAGTCCAGTGTAATCTTTACATGAATGCATCCTATTCCTAGATGCACCTCCACCTGAAACTTCAATCATAGTTCCATCAGGCTCCTTATCAAATATCACGCCTAAATCCTCAAGCCACTTTATTATGAATGGTGCATCTCTAACAAGCTCCCTAACGAGCTCAGGGTCATTTGCATACAGTCCACCACCCATAATGTCTAGGAAATGTCTTGCAGGACTATCATTCGGTCTATCCGCAGCTTGTATACCACCTTGAGCCATCTTGGTATTTGCATCCCCAAACCTAAGCTTTGTAGCTATGAGAATATTCTCTGCAGGTATACCTTCAATGTTAGCCCATATGGCTGCAGAAGTCCCTGCACCCCCACTTCCAATTACAAGTATATCCACATCGTAATCTATCCTACTTAAATCTATATCCTTAGGATCTATTAGTGGGTAGGCTTCAATGAGATTTGCAACTTCATGTGGAACCATTAATCCAGCACTTGGACCAATCTTTATGGGTCTCTTAGTCCCCTCCTTATAATCTGGATGCCAAACTTTGAGGAGCTCCATCCTCTCATCTGGGCTAAGCCTCCTATACCTCTCCTTAAGCCTCCTCTCCCTAGTCTCCTCCACAATCTTAATGTATTCCCTCATGTAATCTGGATACCCAACCTTTTGAGACATAATCTACCCCCCTACCTCCTCAATATCCCTACTATCATACAACTTCTTCAATTCAGCAAGATTCATTTTAACCAGTCTATCAAGTTCCATATCAAACTTCCCCTCCTCTATCTCCTTAACCCTAATTTCAAGATGCTTGGCTTTTGGAGCGATGTACTTGCCATAGAGCCTCCTAACCAACTGGAATACGTGGTAATGGATTATTTCAGCTGGACATCTAATGCTACATAATCCACATGAAATGCAATCAAAGCATAACTCAGCGGCTTTAGCTATATCCCCCCTCTTAATCATCTGTATTGCATCCATGACCTGCAATTCCTGTGGGCATGCCTTAGTACATGCATTGCATGCAACACACCTAGCTACTTCTGGATACAATGCCAATACAGTTGCACCCGTAGGCTTTAACTCCTCAATATTATACTTAACCTTCTCTGCTGGTGCAAAGGGTATTTGAACAAGGTACATTCCATCTTGAACTGTTGTCTGGCATGCTAGAGCTGTGTAGAGTCTGTAATCCCCCTTAAGCCTATATATCGTTGCACATGCACCGCAGAATCCACCCCTACAACCAGCACCCCTAATATACTGGTATCCAGCATACTCAACAGCCTTCATTATAGTTATCCCAGCAGGAACCTCATACTCCTTACCCATAATGTATATTTTCACGGTCTTCCTAAGTTCAGTTTGACCCGCCATGTTCACCCACCACCAATTTTACTCTTAAATATTGAAAGAGTTTCTTGGGATAGTTTTTCATCGAGGCCCATGGCATAAGCCATCAACTCAGTGAAATATAGTGTTGGTATATTAAATTTGTTTCTAACAATATTTAAGTTGTAATGGCAAAGTGGACATGCAGTTATTATCATGTCTGCACCCCACCTCCCAGCAGCTCTAACTATCTCCCCAACAGTCCTCTCAACCATACTCCTATCATAAACCACATTATAAGAACCACAACACCTCTTCTCATATGGGAATTTAATGGGCTTAGCGCCTAAACTGGAGATAAGATCTGATAGTATATGTGGATCTTCAGGGTCATCTATACCAATACCCCTTGGTCTAAGTAGTGAACAACTATAGAATGGTGCAACCTTTAATTTGCTTAAATCCCTCTTAACAGCCCCCCTAACCCTCTTAAAACCTATGATATTATCATCCAATATTATTTCAAGCACATGCTTAACATCCACACCACAATTATATCTAGGCTCATCATCCATGTACTTACTTAGATTATCAAGCTTCTCAGGATCACTTGTAACGATCTCATTAACCTTCTTCAATGTACTATAACACATGGAGCATAGGGTTATAAGCCTATTATCCCCAACCCTACCCATAAATTCTTGAGCCCTTATAAGATCCCTCAGTGGAGCCACATGTTGCATAACTGCATCAGCAGAATACTCATACACTACGCCACAACAATTCCATCTATCCAGCTCCACAAGCTCCACATCAAAAAGTTTCAAAACTGCGATGGCGGAATCCTCATAGCTTTTAGCGTAATCCTTAACTGAGCAGCCAGGGTAATACATGAACTTCAACCACGATCACCCCGTAAGCTTCCTTGAAGCTGATATCAGAGCTATTTGAGGTAAATCCCCAAGCCCCTTAACCCTCCTCAAATCCACTGGATAAATGTTTTTACGTTGAACAATGGTTCTAAGGACATTTATCATTCTAGCTGGATCTATATCCCTCGGACACCTAACACTACAAGTATTACATGAAGCACAAACCCAAATGGTCTTGCAATTCAAAACCTCAGGCATATCGAGTTGAATCATCCTTATAACTTGATGTGGAGGAACATCCATATCCTTAATCATTGGACAACTACCACTACAAATACCACATTGAATACATAGGTATGGATTCTTCCCACTCAACTCATAAACAGTTTGAGGTAAACCTCTAAACATGACTAAACCCCCCTAAACCTTAATCCTCCCCCTATCCTCAACACTCAATGGGCCAAGCTTCTCCACAATGGATATAAGATCACCTAAATCCTTCACAAGCCTCTCAGCCATATCGACGGCTATGGTGTCAAATTTAAGCCTCCTAGCATCAATCCTATATTTCCTCATTTGGGATCTAGCCTCCCTAATAACATCATTAATTACATCTAAAACTTTGGGATGGTATGGTGACGCCCCCTCAAGGCAGTCTCCAATGAAAACTCCATCAGCACCATACTTGAATGCACTCAATATTATTTTTGGTGTAAGCCTACTTGCACTTGGAACAGTTATAACCCTAACCCTACTATCGTAGGTAAGCCTACTGGTACCTGCAAGATCTGCAGCTCTATAAGTGCAGGAGTCATCGAAGAATGCTATAACTCTAATTTCACCATCCCTCTTACTCTTAAGAGCCCCCTCAATCTGACTTAAAATTTGCTTCTCACTGTAATGCTTCAATTCAATAGCCCCCCTTGGGCAGTATGGTATGCAACTTCCACAACCAACACATAGAGCTTCACTAATATGCGCTTTACCATCCACCATACTTATAGCCCCCAGCGGACACTTATCAACGCAGATTCCACAA is drawn from Candidatus Methanomethylicota archaeon and contains these coding sequences:
- a CDS encoding 4Fe-4S dicluster domain-containing protein; the encoded protein is MFRGLPQTVYELSGKNPYLCIQCGICSGSCPMIKDMDVPPHQVIRMIQLDMPEVLNCKTIWVCASCNTCSVRCPRDIDPARMINVLRTIVQRKNIYPVDLRRVKGLGDLPQIALISASRKLTG
- a CDS encoding heterodisulfide reductase, subunit B, producing MYYPGCSVKDYAKSYEDSAIAVLKLFDVELVELDRWNCCGVVYEYSADAVMQHVAPLRDLIRAQEFMGRVGDNRLITLCSMCYSTLKKVNEIVTSDPEKLDNLSKYMDDEPRYNCGVDVKHVLEIILDDNIIGFKRVRGAVKRDLSKLKVAPFYSCSLLRPRGIGIDDPEDPHILSDLISSLGAKPIKFPYEKRCCGSYNVVYDRSMVERTVGEIVRAAGRWGADMIITACPLCHYNLNIVRNKFNIPTLYFTELMAYAMGLDEKLSQETLSIFKSKIGGG
- a CDS encoding 4Fe-4S dicluster domain-containing protein, whose amino-acid sequence is MNLEEQKVLFYDPNKCSGCLYCMEVCSYKHYGVIDISKAYLMVALNPEGNPLFINNYCSHCQDPFCMAACPVGPKAISKDPITGFVLINPALCIGCRSCNYACPISIPFFDEKLRVSVKCDACKGEFLCAKYCSTGALQVLPRREVLERVRS
- a CDS encoding FAD-binding protein translates to MSQKVGYPDYMREYIKIVEETRERRLKERYRRLSPDERMELLKVWHPDYKEGTKRPIKIGPSAGLMVPHEVANLIEAYPLIDPKDIDLSRIDYDVDILVIGSGGAGTSAAIWANIEGIPAENILIATKLRFGDANTKMAQGGIQAADRPNDSPARHFLDIMGGGLYANDPELVRELVRDAPFIIKWLEDLGVIFDKEPDGTMIEVSGGGASRNRMHSCKDYTGLEIMRVLMDEALNRGINVLEFSPAIELLTDDYGNRVTGAILWNMETKEYYVARAKAVILATGGYGRLHIQNFPTTNHYGATMDGVVLAYRVGAKLRDLDATQYHPTGAAYPDQILGLLITEKVRSMGAQLVNIDGEQFVYPLETRDAVSAAIIRECYGRNKGVVTPTGVRGVWLDTPMVDIVRGEGATKRYLSSVYRMYARFGIDVTKEPILVFPTLHYMNGGVCINKYGQVLGVNGIIEGFFAAGEVTGGVHGKNRLMGNSLLEILVYGRRAGISAAKYVKSGVSPGKLTLNHIPRYVEELEKIGVPRDRRSPMLLPEYRGEKVLSKAIPIFPI
- a CDS encoding glycine cleavage system protein H: MSKSYVLREGIYYIPDHTWAELLPDGTVRVGITDYAQKMLKTVRRIRLESVGTTVSQYEPFGVIESTKATSDLISPVSGVIKQVNERVLKQPSLVNVDPYGAGWLVIIQPTKWEEEKDELLTAEEYSKYQQ
- a CDS encoding CoB--CoM heterodisulfide reductase iron-sulfur subunit B family protein — protein: MLEYSLFLGCYIPAMQPFAESSMRAISSKLGINLLDINGASCCPVPEIARLVDENLWLTVAARNLSLAEAVGRDIIVMCNGCWESLHEAREKLIESSDLRERINGNLKGFGLKFNGTIKVKHYTEVLFEDVGLNAIRSNVNVDLSWLKIALHPGCKLYKMSDERGAKYLREIVKALNVEIVDYGLERVCCGYPLMLYSVDKAMRERTKWKLDAIKNSGANAIVVACPACYDQFEKAQLTFKDEGLEYGIPVLHLSELLALSFGIKPESFGLNTHAISTENIIGRLVG
- a CDS encoding 2Fe-2S iron-sulfur cluster-binding protein, producing the protein MAGQTELRKTVKIYIMGKEYEVPAGITIMKAVEYAGYQYIRGAGCRGGFCGACATIYRLKGDYRLYTALACQTTVQDGMYLVQIPFAPAEKVKYNIEELKPTGATVLALYPEVARCVACNACTKACPQELQVMDAIQMIKRGDIAKAAELCFDCISCGLCSIRCPAEIIHYHVFQLVRRLYGKYIAPKAKHLEIRVKEIEEGKFDMELDRLVKMNLAELKKLYDSRDIEEVGG